Proteins found in one Vigna radiata var. radiata cultivar VC1973A unplaced genomic scaffold, Vradiata_ver6 scaffold_83, whole genome shotgun sequence genomic segment:
- the LOC106754117 gene encoding NDR1/HIN1-like protein 13 isoform X1, with protein MEESASQPPLHNPPVYRPQPQSPLPEQPLPKPPGHGDPKSQPRPMIQKPPAYRDPHFKPPHGPQRKAVLPPSFQPKPKRSRRFCRVCCCTFCIIFLIIFLILVIAAAAFYLFYDPALPAFRLSSFRVPMLNVSNSNDGAYLDADTTARVEVRNRSGKMSWHFGKSKVSVSADDGNLSLGSSTVAGFVAEHKGLAQVKAATKVRKLALEDRQRRKLKGAVESKALTPTVEIQTKTSVGLQGWKSPSIAVTIVCGGVTMRRLENGDPPLCSITLLKWIKIR; from the exons ATGGAAGAATCTGCATCCCAACCACCGCTGCACAACCCCCCCGTTTATCGACCCCAACCCCAATCACCTCTACCCGAACAGCCTCTACCCAAACCCCCCGGTCATGGAGACCCCAAGTCTCAACCCAGACCAATGATACAGAAACCCCCCGCCTACCGAGACCCCCACTTCAAACCGCCGCATGGGCCGCAGCGAAAGGCCGTCCTCCCACCCTCCTTCCAGCCGAAACCAAAGCGCAGCCGGCGCTTCTGCCGCGTATGCTGCTGCACCTTCTGCATCATCTTCctcatcatcttcctcatcCTCGTCATCGCCGCCGCCGCCTTCTACCTCTTCTACGACCCCGCCCTGCCGGCGTTCCGCCTCAGCTCCTTCCGCGTCCCCATGCTCAACGTCTCCAACAGCAACGACGGGGCCTACCTCGACGCCGACACGACGGCGCGGGTGGAGGTGCGGAACCGGAGTGGCAAGATGTCGTGGCACTTCGGGAAGAGCAAGGTGTCGGTGTCGGCGGATGACGGGAACCTGAGTCTGGGGTCGTCAACGGTGGCGGGGTTCGTGGCGGAGCACAAAGGCTTGGCGCAGGTGAAGGCGGCGACGAAAGTGAGGAAGCTTGCTCTGGAAGATAGGCAGAGGAGAAAGCTTAAGGGCGCGGTGGAGAGCAAAGCGTTGACCCCCACTGTGGAGATTCAAACCAAAACCAGTGTGGGCTTGCAGGGTTGGAAGTCACCCTCAATCGCCGTCACTATCGTATGCGGAGGTGTCACCATGAGGAGACTTGAAAACGGAGACCCTCCCCTTTGCTCCATCACTCTCCTCAAATG GATCAAAATACGATGA
- the LOC106754117 gene encoding NDR1/HIN1-like protein 13 isoform X2 produces MEESASQPPLHNPPVYRPQPQSPLPEQPLPKPPGHGDPKSQPRPMIQKPPAYRDPHFKPPHGPQRKAVLPPSFQPKPKRSRRFCRVCCCTFCIIFLIIFLILVIAAAAFYLFYDPALPAFRLSSFRVPMLNVSNSNDGAYLDADTTARVEVRNRSGKMSWHFGKSKVSVSADDGNLSLGSSTVAGFVAEHKGLAQVKAATKVRKLALEDRQRRKLKGAVESKALTPTVEIQTKTSVGLQGWKSPSIAVTIVCGGVTMRRLENGDPPLCSITLLKWCV; encoded by the exons ATGGAAGAATCTGCATCCCAACCACCGCTGCACAACCCCCCCGTTTATCGACCCCAACCCCAATCACCTCTACCCGAACAGCCTCTACCCAAACCCCCCGGTCATGGAGACCCCAAGTCTCAACCCAGACCAATGATACAGAAACCCCCCGCCTACCGAGACCCCCACTTCAAACCGCCGCATGGGCCGCAGCGAAAGGCCGTCCTCCCACCCTCCTTCCAGCCGAAACCAAAGCGCAGCCGGCGCTTCTGCCGCGTATGCTGCTGCACCTTCTGCATCATCTTCctcatcatcttcctcatcCTCGTCATCGCCGCCGCCGCCTTCTACCTCTTCTACGACCCCGCCCTGCCGGCGTTCCGCCTCAGCTCCTTCCGCGTCCCCATGCTCAACGTCTCCAACAGCAACGACGGGGCCTACCTCGACGCCGACACGACGGCGCGGGTGGAGGTGCGGAACCGGAGTGGCAAGATGTCGTGGCACTTCGGGAAGAGCAAGGTGTCGGTGTCGGCGGATGACGGGAACCTGAGTCTGGGGTCGTCAACGGTGGCGGGGTTCGTGGCGGAGCACAAAGGCTTGGCGCAGGTGAAGGCGGCGACGAAAGTGAGGAAGCTTGCTCTGGAAGATAGGCAGAGGAGAAAGCTTAAGGGCGCGGTGGAGAGCAAAGCGTTGACCCCCACTGTGGAGATTCAAACCAAAACCAGTGTGGGCTTGCAGGGTTGGAAGTCACCCTCAATCGCCGTCACTATCGTATGCGGAGGTGTCACCATGAGGAGACTTGAAAACGGAGACCCTCCCCTTTGCTCCATCACTCTCCTCAAATG GTGTGTGTGA
- the LOC106754058 gene encoding exosome complex component RRP41 homolog: MEYVSPEGLRLDGRRPMEMRQIRAEIGAVSKADGSAMFEMGNTKVIAAVYGPREVQNRSQISNHALVRCEYSMANFSTGDRMRKSKGDRRSTEISLVIRQTMEASILTHLLPRSQIDIYVQVLQADGGTRSACINAATLALADAGIPMRDLVTSCSAGYLNSTSLLDLNYVEDSAGGPDVTLGILPKLDKVTLLQMDSKLPIDILENVMQLAIEGCKAIANYIREILLENTKQLEYRRGV; the protein is encoded by the exons ATGGAATACGTGAGCCCAGAAGGACTTCGCCTGGATGGTCGCCGGCCCATGGAG ATGCGACAAATTCGTGCAGAAATTGGTGCTGTATCCAAAGCAGATGG TTCTGCCATGTTTGAGATGGGTAATACAAAAGTTATTGCTGCTGTTTATGGCCCTAGAGAG GTGCAAAATAGGAGCCAAATAAGCAACCATGCTCTg GTTCGGTGTGAGTACAGCATGGCTAATTTTAGCACTGGAGATCGGATGAGGAAATCAAAGGGTGACAG GAGATCAACTGAAATTTCTCTGGTTATTCGGCAAACCATGGAAGCATCTATATTGACACATCTATTGCCTCGATCTCAG ATAGATATATATGTCCAAGTTCTCCAAGCAGATGGAG GAACTAGATCTGCTTGTATAAATGCTGCAACTTTGGCCCTTGCCGATGCTGGGATCCCTATGCGTGATCTTGTAACGTCCTGTAGTGCCGGATACCTTAACAGCACAAGTCTGCTTG ATTTGAACTATGTAGAAGACAGTGCTGGAGGTCCTGATGTAACCCTAGGCATTCTGCCAAAGTTGGATAAAGTGACACTGCTTCAG ATGGATTCTAAACTACCAATTGACATTTTGGAAAATGTTATGCAACTGGCAATTGAAGGCTGCAAAGCAATAGCAAACTACATTCGAGAA ATTTTGCTGGAAAACACAAAGCAACTGGAGTATCGACGAGGTGTATAG